The proteins below are encoded in one region of Methylosinus sp. PW1:
- a CDS encoding efflux RND transporter permease subunit, which yields MLDKLIKAALGQRLLVFLAAIALAAWGAHAYSKLPIDAFPDVAPVQVLVSMRAPGLTPEELENRVTAPIEIAARGIPNLVRMRSTTRYSVALLTFEFGEGTDIFWARTQVNERLASVADQLPAGASGGLAPIVTPLAEMLMFTITGGGLTPTEQRSLVDWTIRPALRGLLGVADVNVLGGYVRTFEVAPSPSAMAARGITVKMLKDALEENNRNDGAGRVRDGEEALLVRAEGRLRTLDDIRSVVVAARPTGIVRVGDVADVRNGALARNGVTTRNGEDEAVWALVLGLRGADASTVVSGVKAKLEELKPRLPEGVKVEIFYDRSELISKAVWTVQKVLIEAIVLVVILLFLFLGNLRAALVVSLILPLAALSTFAIMRLYGLSANIMSLGGLAIAIGILVDCAVVVVENVEHRLAGMEKADLQDRVRITYESTREVAGPLVSGAVIIITVFLPLLSLEGLEGRLFAPVALTIAFAMGSALILSLTVVPALAASLLRAGGSDEPWLVRKISAFYDPLLERALRRPMVVGAAVTIGLALALLASNHIGQTFMPVMDEGTPVITVRKHPTISVDMTAETDMRIERALMARVPEIKGVMARAGADELGIDPVGLNETDMFLTLAPMDKWREPNMAWLLGEMRQVLDTFPGISYAFSQPIDMRVQEMIIGARGDVVVKVFGDDIDELNRLAREIAGTLRKIEGSRDVFALQNDGMRYLTARIDRLAAGRLGLNASDIQDGLRVWVDGTQVGLVLEGPVRTPLVIRGDPVSRRSPVDFARVPVVSGDGKVVELSQLADIRAENGPIQVIREEARRYATVLSNVTGRDLVGFVDEAKAAVAKEVHTPPGYELVWGGQFENQQRASARLAIVVPLALGLIFLLLYLTFGSMSQAALVFCNVPFAAIGGVIGLWLSGEFLSVPASVGFIALIGIAVLNGVVLISYINKLVAEGRAVHDAVREGARRRMRPVLLTATIAALGLAPFLFAKGPGAEIQRPLAIVVIGGLVTATALTLLLLPILYDRFDFKRLLRKRAATQPAVTTAPDSRWRIQRR from the coding sequence ATGCTCGATAAACTCATCAAAGCGGCGCTGGGCCAGCGGCTCCTGGTCTTTCTCGCGGCGATCGCTCTCGCCGCCTGGGGCGCGCACGCCTATTCCAAGCTGCCGATCGACGCTTTTCCGGATGTCGCGCCGGTGCAGGTGCTGGTCTCCATGCGCGCGCCCGGCCTGACGCCGGAGGAGCTGGAGAACCGCGTCACCGCGCCCATCGAGATCGCCGCGCGCGGCATTCCAAATCTCGTGCGCATGCGCTCGACGACGCGCTATTCCGTGGCGCTGCTCACTTTCGAGTTCGGCGAGGGCACGGATATTTTCTGGGCGCGCACGCAAGTGAACGAGCGCCTCGCCTCGGTCGCCGATCAGCTGCCGGCGGGCGCCTCGGGCGGCCTCGCGCCCATCGTCACGCCGCTCGCCGAAATGCTGATGTTCACCATCACCGGCGGCGGCCTCACGCCGACAGAGCAGCGCAGCCTCGTCGATTGGACCATTCGTCCCGCATTGCGCGGCCTGCTCGGCGTCGCCGACGTCAATGTGCTCGGCGGCTATGTGCGCACTTTCGAGGTCGCGCCCTCGCCCTCCGCCATGGCGGCGCGCGGCATCACCGTGAAGATGCTGAAGGACGCGCTCGAGGAGAACAACCGCAACGACGGCGCCGGCCGCGTGCGCGATGGCGAGGAAGCGCTGCTGGTGCGCGCCGAGGGACGGCTGCGCACGCTCGACGACATACGCTCGGTCGTCGTCGCCGCGCGGCCGACCGGAATCGTGCGCGTCGGCGATGTGGCGGATGTGCGCAATGGCGCGCTGGCCCGCAATGGCGTCACCACGCGCAATGGCGAGGACGAGGCCGTATGGGCGCTGGTGCTTGGCCTGCGCGGCGCCGACGCCAGCACGGTCGTTTCCGGCGTCAAGGCCAAGCTCGAGGAGCTGAAGCCGCGCCTGCCGGAAGGCGTGAAGGTCGAGATTTTCTACGATCGCAGCGAGCTCATCTCCAAAGCCGTGTGGACGGTGCAGAAAGTGCTGATCGAGGCCATCGTCCTCGTCGTCATTCTGCTGTTCCTCTTCCTCGGCAATCTGCGCGCGGCGCTGGTCGTCTCGCTGATCCTGCCGCTCGCCGCCCTCTCCACCTTCGCCATCATGCGGCTCTATGGGCTCTCGGCCAACATCATGTCGCTCGGCGGCCTCGCCATCGCCATCGGCATATTGGTCGATTGCGCCGTCGTCGTCGTCGAGAATGTCGAGCATCGCCTCGCCGGAATGGAAAAGGCCGACCTGCAAGACCGCGTTCGCATCACCTATGAGTCGACGCGCGAGGTCGCCGGCCCGCTCGTCTCCGGCGCGGTCATCATCATCACCGTCTTTTTGCCGCTGCTCTCGCTCGAGGGGCTCGAGGGGCGGCTATTCGCGCCGGTCGCGCTCACCATCGCCTTCGCCATGGGCTCGGCGCTCATTCTCTCGCTCACCGTGGTGCCGGCGCTCGCCGCCAGTCTGCTGCGCGCAGGCGGCAGCGACGAGCCCTGGCTGGTGCGCAAAATCTCCGCCTTCTACGATCCGCTGCTCGAGCGTGCGCTGCGCCGGCCTATGGTCGTCGGCGCGGCCGTGACCATCGGCCTCGCTCTGGCGCTGCTCGCCTCCAATCACATCGGCCAGACCTTCATGCCGGTGATGGACGAAGGCACGCCGGTCATCACCGTGCGCAAGCATCCGACCATCAGCGTCGATATGACCGCCGAGACCGACATGCGCATAGAGCGCGCGCTGATGGCGCGCGTGCCGGAGATCAAGGGCGTGATGGCGCGCGCCGGCGCCGACGAGCTCGGCATCGACCCCGTCGGCCTCAATGAGACCGACATGTTCCTGACGCTCGCGCCGATGGACAAATGGCGCGAGCCCAACATGGCCTGGCTGCTCGGCGAGATGCGCCAGGTGCTCGACACATTCCCCGGCATTTCCTACGCCTTCTCGCAACCGATCGACATGCGCGTGCAGGAGATGATCATCGGCGCGCGCGGCGATGTGGTGGTGAAGGTCTTCGGCGACGACATAGACGAGCTGAACCGCCTCGCACGCGAGATCGCCGGAACATTGCGCAAGATCGAAGGCTCGCGCGACGTCTTCGCGCTACAGAATGACGGCATGCGCTATCTCACCGCGCGCATCGACCGCCTGGCCGCCGGCCGCCTCGGCCTCAACGCCAGCGATATTCAGGACGGATTGCGCGTATGGGTGGACGGCACGCAGGTCGGCCTCGTGCTCGAAGGCCCGGTCCGCACGCCGCTCGTCATACGCGGCGATCCCGTCTCGCGCCGCTCGCCGGTGGATTTCGCACGCGTGCCGGTGGTGTCCGGCGACGGCAAGGTGGTGGAATTGTCGCAGCTCGCCGACATACGCGCAGAGAACGGCCCTATACAGGTCATTCGCGAGGAGGCGCGGCGCTACGCCACCGTGCTCTCCAATGTCACGGGGCGCGATCTCGTCGGCTTCGTCGACGAGGCCAAGGCCGCCGTCGCCAAGGAGGTGCATACGCCGCCGGGCTATGAGCTGGTGTGGGGCGGTCAGTTCGAGAACCAGCAGCGCGCCTCGGCGCGGCTCGCCATCGTCGTGCCGCTGGCGCTGGGGCTCATCTTCCTGCTGCTCTATCTCACCTTCGGCTCCATGTCGCAGGCGGCGCTGGTCTTCTGCAATGTGCCTTTCGCGGCGATCGGCGGCGTCATCGGCCTTTGGCTCTCCGGCGAGTTCCTCTCCGTGCCCGCTTCCGTCGGCTTCATCGCGCTCATCGGCATCGCCGTGCTCAATGGCGTGGTGCTGATCTCCTATATCAACAAGCTGGTCGCCGAGGGCCGCGCCGTGCATGACGCGGTGCGCGAAGGCGCCCGGCGCCGCATGCGCCCGGTGCTGCTCACCGCGACCATCGCCGCGCTCGGCCTCGCGCCCTTCCTCTTCGCCAAGGGTCCGGGCGCGGAAATCCAACGGCCGCTCGCCATCGTCGTCATCGGCGGCCTCGTCACCGCCACCGCTCTCACGCTGCTGCTCTTGCCCATTCTCTACGATCGCTTCGACTTCAAGCGTCTGCTGCGCAAGCGCGCCGCGACGCAGCCCGCCGTCACCACGGCGCCGGATTCCCGCTGGCGGATTCAGCGTCGATGA
- a CDS encoding efflux RND transporter periplasmic adaptor subunit has translation MNIQKFQHLAVIVGLAGALLASAARAADEVSIPLREQDIQAAGIETKPVEKSSGSDELVVPGTVTVPPQQLRMVATPAAGLVETLLVSPDEEVKAGDPIATLKSSELIEAQRAFLQAAADAALASEKLRRDEQLHKERIIAERRLLVTRAEAAQARSVLDERGQLLALDGMSEQAIESLRKERKLGAALTVRAPMSGVILQRHATVGDRLMASAPLVTIARLDPIWVNLQIPIGRAGGLDRTDKVVLPSHGVEGKLIRIGRTADPATQSITAVAEFSPGKSPIRPGQAVQAILRIKGTGGTLWRVPADAVVHFRDKDWVFLRSADGFRAVPVNLVSETPQYASIQGPLAVADQVATRGMLTLLAELAAKDPSAK, from the coding sequence ATGAACATACAAAAGTTTCAGCATCTTGCCGTCATCGTCGGACTGGCCGGCGCGCTCCTCGCGAGCGCGGCCCGCGCCGCCGACGAGGTCTCCATCCCGCTGCGCGAGCAGGACATTCAAGCCGCGGGCATAGAAACGAAGCCGGTGGAGAAAAGCTCCGGCTCCGACGAGCTCGTCGTTCCTGGAACCGTGACGGTTCCGCCGCAGCAATTGCGCATGGTGGCGACGCCCGCCGCCGGCCTCGTCGAGACACTGCTGGTCTCGCCGGACGAGGAGGTGAAAGCCGGCGATCCGATCGCGACCCTCAAATCCTCCGAGCTGATCGAGGCGCAGCGCGCCTTTCTGCAGGCCGCCGCCGACGCCGCGCTCGCCAGCGAGAAGCTGCGCCGCGACGAGCAGCTGCACAAAGAGCGCATCATCGCCGAGCGCCGCCTTCTGGTGACGCGCGCGGAAGCCGCGCAGGCGCGCTCCGTGCTGGACGAGCGCGGCCAATTGCTGGCGCTGGACGGCATGAGCGAGCAGGCGATCGAATCGCTGCGCAAGGAACGCAAGCTCGGCGCCGCGCTCACCGTGCGCGCGCCCATGTCCGGCGTCATTCTCCAGCGCCATGCGACGGTGGGCGATCGCCTGATGGCCTCGGCGCCGCTCGTCACCATAGCGCGGCTCGATCCCATCTGGGTCAATCTGCAAATTCCCATCGGCCGCGCCGGCGGGCTCGATCGCACGGATAAGGTCGTGCTGCCGAGCCATGGCGTCGAGGGAAAGCTGATCCGCATCGGCCGGACCGCCGATCCGGCGACGCAATCCATCACCGCGGTCGCGGAATTCTCGCCCGGCAAATCGCCGATTCGCCCCGGACAGGCGGTGCAGGCTATTCTGCGCATCAAAGGAACCGGCGGGACGCTCTGGCGCGTGCCGGCCGACGCCGTGGTCCATTTCCGCGACAAAGACTGGGTATTTCTGCGCTCTGCGGATGGTTTCCGCGCCGTGCCGGTCAATCTCGTCTCGGAGACGCCGCAATATGCGTCGATCCAAGGACCGCTCGCCGTCGCCGATCAGGTGGCGACGCGAGGCATGCTGACGCTGCTCGCCGAGCTTGCGGCGAAAGACCCGAGCGCTAAGTGA
- a CDS encoding response regulator transcription factor, translating to MRILLVEDDERISRDVAKALRAAGYVVDSVANGEEAWFLGDTENFAAVILDLGLPGLDGLAVLERWREQGRRMPVLALSARGSWSERVAGIDAGADDYLPKPFQPEELLARLRSVIRRSAGHASSVTRNGALSLDERSMTIKVDDNTVELTAIEYRLVAYLLHRRGQVVPQSDLAEHVYGHDQQSSNAVEVLIGRVRKKLGAQAIETKRGFGYSMPDLDR from the coding sequence ATGCGAATTTTGCTGGTGGAAGACGACGAGCGCATTTCCCGCGATGTGGCGAAAGCTCTGCGCGCGGCGGGTTATGTCGTCGACAGCGTCGCCAATGGCGAGGAGGCTTGGTTTCTCGGCGATACGGAGAATTTCGCCGCCGTCATTCTCGATCTCGGCCTGCCGGGGCTCGACGGGCTCGCCGTGCTGGAGCGCTGGCGCGAGCAGGGCCGCCGCATGCCGGTCTTGGCCTTGAGCGCGCGCGGCTCCTGGAGCGAGCGCGTCGCCGGCATAGACGCGGGCGCCGACGATTATCTGCCCAAGCCGTTTCAGCCCGAGGAATTGCTGGCGCGGCTGCGCTCCGTCATTCGCCGCTCGGCCGGCCACGCCTCCTCGGTGACGCGCAATGGCGCGCTCTCGCTGGACGAGCGCAGCATGACCATCAAGGTCGACGACAATACGGTCGAGCTCACGGCGATCGAATATCGTCTCGTCGCTTATCTTCTGCATCGTCGCGGGCAGGTGGTTCCACAATCGGATCTCGCCGAGCATGTCTATGGCCATGACCAGCAGAGCTCCAACGCCGTGGAAGTGCTGATCGGCCGCGTGCGCAAGAAGCTCGGCGCGCAGGCGATCGAGACCAAGCGCGGCTTCGGCTATTCTATGCCCGATCTCGACCGATGA
- a CDS encoding ATP-binding protein, with translation MRTRSLRLRLFLFGAAAIAGALALAGFVLVLLFEHHVERTMDDDIETYVRQLVSDLAVDSDGRLRVITATPDPRFARFRSGFYWQVAGDDRSDVERSASLGDETLEISGRCESGERIAYHRMRGPWGNALLGGERCVALGGTAASRLRVLVALDLSGVARARDAFAAELFAALLLIAIGLTFATWIQVGLGLAPLVGLGAAVGEIAKGRRRRLDSPAPPEVWPLIDEVNGLLDERDKEIERARNRASDLAHGLKTPLTALAADARLLRERGETEIARSLDRIGDAMHRHVARELARARSRGVARGGAPTPVAEVVDALARTLASAGTEARFDMRIAPQARIAVDRVDLMEILGNLMENAARHARERICVSFGGGVFIVEDDGPGLPEGSEALIRRRGGRLDETGGAGLGLAIVQDVLDAYGADMRFSRSALGGLRVEVDLSGAAEFPAAG, from the coding sequence ATGAGAACGCGCTCGCTGCGCCTGCGGCTGTTTCTCTTCGGAGCCGCCGCCATCGCCGGCGCGCTGGCGCTCGCCGGCTTCGTGCTGGTGCTGCTGTTCGAGCATCATGTCGAGCGCACGATGGACGACGACATCGAGACCTATGTCCGTCAGCTCGTCTCCGATCTCGCGGTCGACTCCGATGGACGGCTGCGCGTCATCACCGCGACGCCGGACCCGCGTTTCGCGCGCTTTCGTTCGGGCTTCTATTGGCAGGTGGCGGGCGACGACAGAAGCGATGTTGAGCGTTCCGCCTCGCTCGGCGACGAGACGCTGGAAATCTCCGGCCGTTGCGAGAGCGGCGAGCGCATCGCCTATCATCGTATGCGCGGGCCTTGGGGCAATGCTCTGCTCGGCGGCGAGCGTTGCGTCGCTCTCGGCGGGACGGCGGCGTCGCGCCTGCGCGTGCTGGTGGCGCTCGATCTCTCCGGCGTCGCCCGCGCGCGGGACGCTTTTGCGGCCGAGCTGTTCGCCGCGCTCCTTCTCATCGCGATCGGCCTGACCTTCGCCACCTGGATTCAGGTCGGGCTCGGCCTCGCGCCGCTCGTGGGCCTCGGCGCGGCGGTGGGCGAGATCGCCAAGGGGCGTCGTCGCCGGCTCGATTCGCCGGCGCCGCCGGAGGTGTGGCCGCTCATCGACGAGGTGAACGGATTGCTCGACGAGCGCGACAAGGAAATCGAGCGCGCGCGCAATCGCGCCTCCGATCTCGCCCATGGCTTGAAGACGCCGCTCACCGCGCTCGCCGCCGACGCCCGGCTCTTGCGCGAGAGGGGCGAGACCGAGATCGCGCGCTCGCTCGATCGCATCGGCGACGCCATGCATCGCCATGTCGCGCGCGAGCTGGCGCGGGCGCGCAGCCGCGGCGTCGCGCGCGGCGGCGCGCCGACGCCGGTCGCCGAAGTGGTGGACGCGCTGGCGCGCACGCTCGCCTCGGCGGGGACCGAGGCGCGTTTCGACATGCGCATCGCGCCCCAAGCGCGCATCGCCGTGGATCGCGTCGATCTGATGGAGATTCTCGGCAATCTGATGGAGAACGCCGCCCGCCACGCGCGCGAGCGCATCTGCGTTTCTTTCGGCGGCGGCGTTTTTATCGTCGAGGATGACGGGCCGGGCCTGCCGGAGGGCAGCGAGGCGCTGATCCGCCGTCGTGGCGGCCGGCTCGACGAGACCGGCGGCGCCGGCCTCGGCCTCGCCATCGTGCAGGATGTTCTCGACGCCTATGGCGCCGATATGCGCTTCTCGCGCTCGGCGCTCGGCGGGCTGCGCGTGGAGGTGGATTTGTCCGGCGCCGCCGAATTTCCCGCGGCGGGCTGA
- a CDS encoding Hsp70 family protein encodes MSLACGIDFGTSNSSVGYMAEGEPRLVPLEGDSVSLPSAIFYPAYGGKLGFGRSAISLYIDRENGRLFRAIKSILGGSLIHETTAAGGKRVAFTAILGSFLRHLKDKTELSAGAPIDNAVLGRPVFFVDDNEAADRTAQEQLAAAARAQGFKEVLFQYEPIAAALDYERRIEREEIALIADIGGGTSDFSIVKVSPKNRRKIDRKDDILANSGVHVGGTDLDYRLSLKQVMPLFGYQTRQRKRPELDLPNGYFHDLAQWHRIAFLYNNKTLEELKQLRAIAGEPEKVERFIKAIDDRAGHRVAGDVEEAKIVLSEAATAMIDLAYLDEALLIETSRALFEETIANECRKLTDCVARCLRAAGVKAAQVDTVFFTGGSTFIPAIERACLVHTPQAKIVRGDKFASVGVGLTIDSGLKFG; translated from the coding sequence GTGAGCCTCGCTTGCGGGATCGATTTCGGAACCTCCAACTCCTCCGTTGGCTATATGGCCGAGGGCGAGCCGAGGCTCGTTCCGCTCGAGGGCGACAGCGTCTCGCTGCCGAGCGCGATCTTCTACCCCGCCTATGGCGGCAAGCTCGGCTTCGGCCGCTCCGCCATCTCGCTCTATATCGACCGCGAGAATGGCCGTCTGTTTCGCGCCATCAAGAGCATTTTGGGCGGCTCGCTCATTCACGAGACCACCGCCGCCGGCGGCAAGCGCGTCGCCTTCACGGCGATATTGGGCAGCTTTCTGCGCCATTTGAAGGACAAGACCGAGCTGAGCGCCGGCGCGCCGATCGACAACGCCGTGCTCGGCCGCCCGGTCTTCTTCGTCGACGACAATGAGGCCGCCGATCGCACCGCGCAGGAGCAGCTCGCCGCCGCCGCCCGCGCGCAGGGCTTCAAAGAGGTGCTCTTCCAATATGAGCCCATCGCCGCCGCGCTCGATTACGAGCGGCGCATCGAGCGGGAGGAGATCGCGCTGATCGCCGATATTGGCGGCGGCACCTCCGATTTCTCCATTGTGAAGGTCTCGCCGAAGAATCGGCGCAAGATCGACCGCAAGGACGATATTCTCGCCAATTCCGGCGTCCATGTCGGCGGCACCGATCTCGACTATCGGCTGAGCCTCAAGCAGGTCATGCCCTTGTTCGGCTATCAGACGCGGCAGCGGAAACGCCCCGAGCTCGATCTGCCCAATGGCTATTTCCACGATCTCGCGCAATGGCATCGCATCGCCTTCCTCTACAACAACAAGACGCTCGAGGAATTGAAGCAGCTGCGCGCCATCGCCGGAGAGCCGGAGAAGGTCGAGCGATTCATCAAGGCGATCGATGATCGCGCCGGCCATCGCGTCGCGGGCGATGTGGAGGAGGCGAAGATCGTCCTCTCGGAGGCGGCGACGGCGATGATCGACCTCGCCTATCTGGACGAGGCGCTGCTGATCGAAACATCGCGCGCGCTGTTCGAGGAGACGATCGCCAATGAATGCCGCAAGCTCACCGATTGCGTCGCGCGCTGCCTGAGGGCGGCGGGCGTGAAGGCGGCGCAAGTCGATACGGTGTTCTTCACCGGCGGCAGCACTTTCATTCCGGCGATCGAGCGCGCCTGCCTCGTGCATACGCCGCAGGCCAAGATCGTCCGCGGCGATAAATTCGCCAGCGTCGGCGTCGGGCTGACGATCGATTCGGGATTGAAATTCGGCTGA
- a CDS encoding 6-carboxytetrahydropterin synthase: MTVLFEVYREFCFEAAHALYDPDHPTGGKYRNLHGHSFRVRVTLRGPRQDGEEWVMDLGKLGARLQQLRERLDHSFLNELEGLGKPTLENLCVYIWNDLEPALPAIHEVGIFRDTCNEGCVLKKQ, from the coding sequence ATGACGGTTCTGTTCGAAGTCTATCGGGAGTTCTGCTTCGAGGCGGCGCACGCCCTCTACGACCCGGACCACCCGACCGGCGGCAAATACCGCAATCTGCACGGGCATTCCTTCCGCGTGCGGGTGACTTTGCGCGGCCCGCGCCAGGACGGCGAGGAATGGGTCATGGATCTCGGCAAGCTCGGCGCGCGGCTGCAGCAGCTGCGCGAGCGGCTGGACCATTCCTTCCTCAACGAGCTGGAAGGCCTCGGCAAGCCGACGCTCGAGAATTTGTGCGTCTATATATGGAACGACCTCGAGCCCGCGCTGCCGGCGATCCACGAGGTCGGCATTTTCCGCGACACCTGCAATGAAGGCTGCGTGCTGAAGAAGCAGTGA
- the queE gene encoding 7-carboxy-7-deazaguanine synthase — MAYAVKEAFKTLQGEGRHSGRAAVFCRFAGCNLWSGREADRGAADCRFCDTDFVGVDGENGGKFSGAEALAAHLAHLWGEGRERRFVVLTGGEPLLQIDAALLDALHAEGFEIAVETNGTLPVPPTVDWICVSPKAGAPLVQTRGDELKLVYPQKGAEPELFEGLAFDHFLLQPMDGPESLRNTKAAIDYCLAHPRWRFSHQTHKAIGVK; from the coding sequence ATGGCCTATGCGGTCAAGGAAGCCTTCAAGACGCTGCAGGGGGAGGGCCGCCATTCCGGGCGGGCCGCCGTCTTCTGCCGTTTTGCCGGCTGCAATCTGTGGAGCGGCCGCGAGGCCGACCGGGGAGCCGCCGACTGCCGCTTCTGCGACACGGATTTCGTCGGCGTCGACGGCGAGAATGGCGGGAAATTCTCGGGCGCCGAAGCCCTCGCCGCCCATTTGGCGCATCTTTGGGGGGAAGGCCGCGAGCGGCGTTTCGTCGTCTTGACCGGCGGCGAGCCCCTGTTGCAAATCGACGCCGCGCTTCTCGATGCGCTCCACGCCGAGGGTTTCGAGATCGCGGTCGAGACCAATGGGACGCTTCCCGTCCCGCCTACGGTCGACTGGATCTGCGTCAGCCCCAAGGCGGGCGCGCCGCTGGTCCAGACCAGGGGCGACGAGCTCAAGCTCGTCTATCCGCAAAAAGGCGCCGAGCCGGAGCTGTTCGAGGGGCTCGCCTTCGACCATTTCCTGCTCCAGCCCATGGACGGGCCGGAGAGTTTGCGCAATACGAAGGCGGCGATCGACTATTGCCTCGCGCATCCGCGCTGGCGGTTCTCGCATCAGACGCATAAGGCCATCGGGGTGAAATGA
- a CDS encoding cytochrome c, with the protein MKLSRHLFPSLALLAAFCAPAAAADAAHGKRIAERWCSACHVVTSAQKTANADAPSFADVAQRRTDAKALANFLVDPHPKMPDMHLSRREIDDIVSYIRSLDLRPRAPEPGIDRYERPKNG; encoded by the coding sequence ATGAAACTCTCGCGCCACCTCTTTCCGTCGCTGGCCCTGCTCGCGGCTTTTTGCGCGCCGGCCGCCGCCGCCGACGCCGCCCATGGCAAGCGCATCGCCGAGCGCTGGTGCTCCGCCTGCCATGTGGTGACAAGCGCCCAAAAGACCGCCAACGCCGACGCCCCCTCCTTCGCCGACGTCGCCCAGCGCCGGACAGACGCCAAGGCTCTGGCCAATTTCCTGGTCGATCCGCATCCCAAAATGCCGGACATGCATCTCTCGCGGCGCGAGATCGACGATATCGTCTCCTATATCCGCAGCCTCGACCTTCGCCCGCGCGCCCCCGAGCCGGGCATAGACCGCTATGAGCGGCCGAAGAACGGGTGA
- a CDS encoding ATP-binding protein: protein MTRFWRALRPDHLAGQIALLVLASIVLFHLCVTIAVQFFHYGPGGGHEGRAPRPHVASVETSAALAWAFDLASLDDRGRLVVAFDDLAHGMRPSVSAERPPAAQAGRSEPSPISLRGRLWPDAEVFGIAPDGRRLAIALRKGGYLTLTPISRQLRRDAFGEDGPRGPPPDDFFGAPGGPAPPQPPSCPAPTPDLPHLLGIWLASAFFFLICAAILTLWTSSAVVAPLVELAHRAEKFPSESCESELLVEKGPQEVRDLTRSLNRMQARIYSMIAARSRVLAAISHDLRTIITRMRLRAEFIDDEALRAKMLHDVELMDSMLYKNLLFLREERYRHTQEIVDLDSVLQTVTDQFADLGHDVAYEGDGRRMVIGSLVDLQRVFANLVENAVAHGRRVVISVARGGEESVQIDVADDGPGIPDAEKAEVVEPFVRGRPGRNLNEHAGFGLGLSIVRALVEEAGGSLRLLDREPHGLIARVTLRPAEKAEAEAA, encoded by the coding sequence GTGACACGGTTCTGGCGCGCGCTGCGGCCCGATCATCTCGCCGGGCAGATCGCCCTTCTGGTGCTCGCGTCCATCGTGCTGTTCCACCTCTGCGTGACGATCGCGGTGCAATTTTTCCACTATGGGCCGGGTGGCGGGCATGAGGGACGGGCGCCGCGGCCGCATGTCGCCTCGGTCGAGACCTCGGCCGCTCTCGCCTGGGCCTTCGATCTCGCCTCCCTCGACGATCGCGGCAGGCTCGTCGTCGCTTTCGACGATCTCGCCCATGGAATGCGGCCGAGCGTCTCCGCCGAGCGTCCGCCCGCGGCGCAAGCCGGCCGCAGCGAGCCTTCGCCGATCTCGCTGCGCGGGCGGCTATGGCCCGATGCGGAGGTCTTCGGCATAGCGCCCGATGGCCGTCGTCTCGCCATTGCGCTGCGCAAGGGCGGCTATCTGACGCTCACCCCGATCTCGCGCCAATTGCGACGGGACGCGTTCGGCGAGGACGGCCCGCGCGGCCCGCCGCCGGATGATTTTTTCGGCGCGCCGGGAGGCCCCGCGCCTCCGCAGCCACCGAGCTGCCCGGCGCCTACGCCCGATCTGCCGCATCTGTTGGGCATCTGGCTCGCCTCGGCGTTCTTCTTCCTCATCTGCGCCGCCATTTTGACGCTGTGGACGTCGAGCGCGGTCGTCGCGCCGCTCGTCGAGCTCGCCCACAGGGCGGAGAAATTCCCGAGCGAGTCCTGCGAGAGCGAGCTGCTGGTGGAAAAAGGCCCGCAGGAGGTGCGCGACCTCACCCGCTCGCTCAACCGCATGCAGGCGCGCATCTATTCGATGATCGCGGCGCGCTCGCGCGTGCTGGCGGCGATCAGCCATGATCTGCGCACCATCATCACGCGCATGCGGCTGCGGGCCGAATTCATCGACGACGAGGCCTTGCGCGCCAAAATGCTGCACGACGTCGAGCTCATGGATTCGATGCTCTACAAGAATCTGCTTTTCCTGCGCGAGGAGCGCTACCGCCACACGCAGGAGATCGTCGATCTCGACAGCGTGCTGCAGACGGTGACCGATCAATTCGCCGATCTCGGCCATGACGTCGCCTATGAGGGCGATGGGCGGCGCATGGTGATCGGCTCGCTCGTCGATCTGCAGCGCGTCTTCGCCAATCTGGTCGAGAACGCCGTCGCCCATGGGCGCCGTGTGGTCATATCGGTGGCGCGCGGAGGCGAGGAGAGCGTCCAGATCGACGTCGCCGACGACGGCCCCGGCATTCCCGACGCGGAAAAGGCCGAGGTCGTCGAGCCTTTCGTGCGCGGCCGGCCGGGACGCAATCTCAACGAGCACGCCGGCTTCGGCCTCGGCCTCTCCATCGTGCGCGCCTTGGTCGAGGAGGCCGGCGGCTCGCTGCGCCTGCTGGACCGCGAGCCGCATGGCCTCATCGCGAGAGTGACGCTGCGGCCGGCCGAAAAAGCCGAGGCGGAGGCGGCCTGA